From Hydra vulgaris chromosome 15, alternate assembly HydraT2T_AEP, one genomic window encodes:
- the LOC100208476 gene encoding UBX domain-containing protein 6 encodes MAAIKKFFEKKKINAKFKEAGVGHSLSENKPPVVIPVTKPSTVRQQSTENKAGEAALLRLQNQQTKPKIPKSVNASWKHHTNPIGSTAIDMEQLKNEMYTSVVKPKPNFKPQDGTKSKLAVDSLTFICPLCPTTLTKPEIYYHLRKCLENDFEAEPLMISITMIYSLNQNRSEIQNCVNILAKYLQNIIDNKGEEKYLKIKKSNKIFSQKVESMQGTREFLINGCGFELKMLPNEAENTIVEQEFYVLPKSIADDIEHLSIIKQMLLEAEPLEVSLDRNVRVFCASSSSNFLEVPDSFFTVSASEVKKEYEFLQQEIESMQVLKTKAMRDSLTSKRSYQYMVLRIRFPDGILLQGTFSCDETLKDLYTFVVDNLNMSWLPFMLVDSTGKSFQNNSSKLSEFKFAPASLLNFQVETNIVEEMSFSSPDKKLQYLKDETLALISEEI; translated from the exons ATGGcagcaataaaaaagtttttcgaaaagaaaaaaattaatgcaaagtTTAAAGAAGCTGGAGTAGGACATTCACTTTCAGAAAATAAACCACCTGTTGTGATTCCAGTTACAAAGCCATCAACTGTGAGACAGCAATCAACTGAAAACAAAGCTGGAGAGGCTGCACTTTTAAG ACTCCAAAACCAGCAAACAAAACCTAAAATTCCAAAGTCAGTGAATGCATCATGGAAACATCACACAAATCCTATTGGGTCAACAGCAATTGACAtggaacaattaaaaaatgagaTGTATACTTCTGTTGTAAAGCCTAAACCTAATTTTAAACCTCAAGATggtacaaaatcaaaattagcTGTTGACTCTCTAACCTTTATTTGTCCTTTATGTCCAACAACATTAACCAAACCTGAAATTTACTATCATTTAAGAAAATGTCTTGAAAATGATTTCGAGGCTGAGCCCTTGATGATTTCAATTACAATGATATATTCATTAAATCAAAATCGTTCAGAAATTCAAAATTGTGTAAACATTCTTGCAAAATATCTACAGAATATTATTGACAACAAAGGGGAAGAAAAATATCTTAAGATTAAgaaatctaataaaatattttcccaAAAAGTTGAAAGTATGCAAGGTACAAgagagtttttaataaatggttgTGGATTTGAACTTAAAATGTTACCAAATGAAGCTGAAAATACTATCGTAGAGCAAGAGTTTTATGTGTTGCCTAAATCCATTGCTGATGATATTGAACATTTGAGCATTATTAAGCAAATGCTTTTAGAAGCCGAACCTTTGGAAGTATCTTTGGATAGAAATGTTCGTGTTTTTTGTGCATCAtcttcttcaaattttttagaagTTCCTGATTCATTTTTCACTGTGTCTGCATCAGAAGTTAAGAAAGAGTATGAATTTCTTCAGCAAGAGATAGAGAGTATGcaggttttaaaaactaaagcaaTGCGTGACAGTCTTACATCAAAGCGTAGCTATCAGTATATGGTTTTAAGAATTAGATTTCCTGATGGTATTTTATTGCAAGGTACATTCTCTTGTGATGAAACTCTGAAAGATCTTTATACCTTTGTTgtagataatttaaatatgagTTGGTTACCTTTCATGCTTGTTGATTCTACAGGCAAAAGTTTTCAGAATAATTCTTCAAAATTGTCTGAATTTAAGTTCGCACCTGCTTCTTTGCTAAACTTTCAAGTTGAAACTAATATTGTTGAAGAAATGAGTTTTAGTTCTCCGGATAAAAAGCTGCAGTATTTAAAAGATGAAACTTTGGCTTTAATAAGTGAAGAAATATAa